Below is a genomic region from Neisseria arctica.
TATTTCTGCCAATAAGATTTTACATTTACAAATTCATACAACCCGAACTCGGAAAGTTCCCGCCCATAACCCGACGCCTTTACCCCGCCGAAAGGCAGCCTTAAGTCGCTACTGGTGTGGCGATTGATATAAACCGCGCCGGTTTGCAATTTTTCCGCATAACGCCAAGCCGCGGCTTCATCCGCCGAATAAATACTTGCTCCCAGCCCAAACGGATTATCATTGGCCAGCTCTACCGCATGTTCGGGATCCGTCGCCCTCAACAAAACGGCTACCGGCCCGAACACCTCTTCACGGTACACTCTGGCCTCAGGCGTTACCTTATCCAATACGGTAGCCGGATAAAACCACCCCGGCCCGCTTTCGATATAACCGCCGCATAACAGTTCCGCGCCATTTTTAACAGCATCCTCCACCTGGGTATGTACACGCTCACGTAAATCTTGACGGTGCAAAGGTGCCAAACTGGTTTCATGATGTTTAGGATTCCCGATTTTCAGCTTTGCGCACTCAGACAAAAATAAGGTAATAAAGTCTTCCGCCACCGCCTCCGTCACAATAATGCGCTTGGCGGCATTGCATGATTGCCCGGCATCTCTAAAACGCGAATAACAAGCATCTTTGGCTGCCTGTTCCAAATCCGCATCCGGCATCACAATAAAAGCGTTGCTACCGCCGAGTTCCAAAACGGTTTTTTTCAGGTGCCAGCCTGCATGGGCAGCCAAATACCTGCCTGTTTCGGTTGACCCTGTAAATGCCAATGCATCACAAACTTCTATGGCTTTTAAAGTATCGTTGTCGGTAAGCCATGCCGCCTGAAAAGGCAAATCATCGCCTACCAGTTCAAATAAAGCAGCGGTTACGCCCGCCACACTCGGCGCAGGTTTGACTACACAAGCATTACCGGCACATAAAGCGGGAACGGCAAAGCGCAATACCTGCCACACCGGGTAATTCCAAGGCATGACTGCCAATACCACACCCAAAGGTTCGAACCGCACCTGGCTCAAACTGGCCTGAGTAGCAATGGTTTTATGTGCCAAAAGTTCGGGAGCCAAACGAACGTAATAGCGGATCAGCTCAATAGATTTGTCCAACTCTGCCAAACATTCGCGCAAACAGCGGCCAACTTCTTCACAAATCATTTCCGCCAAACGCTCTCGGTGGCAACTCAGTTTGTCAGCCAACTTCGACAACAAAGCAGTACGCGGCGGCACGGATAAACTTGCATACTCTTGCTGCTTTACACGCAAATGGTGAAACTGCTTGAAAAACGCCTGCCACGTTTGCGGCTCACGCTCAAACAAAACCTCACCACTCACTACATTGATACTGCGAAACACGCCTGCTCCCTTACACAACATAACCGGAAGTCAAGCAATTCCTTCCGGCCCTATTCCCCGCCGTTTTTTTTCTACAGCAACCGGCCATATCAAAATATCCCAATGGTTTAAAAAAAACAGCTTGTAAAAAATTAACTTGTTATTATGAACACTTACTTTAAATATGCAAGTTATCATGATGAAAATCATAGCCA
It encodes:
- a CDS encoding aldehyde dehydrogenase family protein; protein product: MFRSINVVSGEVLFEREPQTWQAFFKQFHHLRVKQQEYASLSVPPRTALLSKLADKLSCHRERLAEMICEEVGRCLRECLAELDKSIELIRYYVRLAPELLAHKTIATQASLSQVRFEPLGVVLAVMPWNYPVWQVLRFAVPALCAGNACVVKPAPSVAGVTAALFELVGDDLPFQAAWLTDNDTLKAIEVCDALAFTGSTETGRYLAAHAGWHLKKTVLELGGSNAFIVMPDADLEQAAKDACYSRFRDAGQSCNAAKRIIVTEAVAEDFITLFLSECAKLKIGNPKHHETSLAPLHRQDLRERVHTQVEDAVKNGAELLCGGYIESGPGWFYPATVLDKVTPEARVYREEVFGPVAVLLRATDPEHAVELANDNPFGLGASIYSADEAAAWRYAEKLQTGAVYINRHTSSDLRLPFGGVKASGYGRELSEFGLYEFVNVKSYWQK